In Candidatus Cloacimonadota bacterium, the genomic window ATTTCTTCGTAATTATATTTTCTGAAACGACCTTCAGGATTTTCTTCAGAGAATGTTTCTTTTCTGGCAAAACGATTTTCAGGATTGTAGCATTTAATGAAATCATTCAAATTTTCAAATTTTAGCGGATTCTTTTTTAGTGTAAAATGGATATTTGTTCGGAAATCGTAAATCCAAACTTCTTTTGTCCAAGGCTCTTTACTGGCTGGTTTATTATCGAAAAACAAAACATTCGCTTTTACACCTTGCTTATAAAAAATTCCTGTTGGTAATCTTAGAATTGTATGGAGTTGTGTATTTTCCAATAATTTCTTACGAACGGTTTCACCGGCTCCGCCTTCAAACAGAACATTGTCAGGTAAAACAACCGCTGCTTTTCCATCAGATTTTAAGAGCGTGTGAATATGCTGCACAAAATTTAATTGTTTATTGGAAGTTGTTGCCCAGAAATCCTGACGATTATAAACAAGAGTATCTTTCTTCTGCTCTCCTGCTTCATTTGTAAAAGTCATACTGCTTTTCTTACCGAAAGGCGGATTTGCCAAAACATAATCATATCGCTTTCCTGTGTCGGCAATTAAGGCATCTGTGGAAGAAATGAAACTATCCCCGTCAATTTCTCCGATGTTGTGCAAAAACATATTCATCAAACACATTCTGCGTGTGTTAGCAACAATCTCATTTCCAAAAAAAGTTTTAAGTTTCAGGAATTCTTTCTCTTCTCTGTTCAATCGTTTATCAGCGATAAAATCATAAGAAGCCAGAAAGAAACCACCTGTTCCGCAAGCGGGATCACAAATAGATTTTTGTGGTTTTGGCTGAACGCATTTTACCATCGCTTTTATTAATGCTCTCGGTGTAAAATATTGTCCTGCTCCGCTTTTAGTATCTTCTGCATTTTTTTCGAGCAAGCCTTCATAAATTTTTCCTTTGATATCGGAACCCATCAAAGTCCATTCTTCTTTATCTATCATATCGATAATTTTATAAAGCTTGGCAGGGTCTTGAATCTTATTTTGTGATTTCAAAAAAATTTGCCCCAGAGTTCCTTTTGCTTTTGCCAATTCACGAAGCAGTTTTGAATAATGAACTTCCAGTTCTGCACCTCGTTTAGAAATCAGGTTTTCCCAATTGAATTCATCAGGGATATTTATATTTCGGTTGTAAGGGGGTTTAGCAAATTCGTCTGCCATTTTTAGAAAAAGCAGATAAGTTAACTGCTCTAAATAATCTCCGTAACCAACTCCGTCATCACGGAGAATTCCCGCAAAACTCCATACTTTTGAAATTATACTCGCTGTATTACTCATTTATTTGTCCTCATTTTTACAGCATCATTATTTAATTTATTGGTAGCATTTTGATAATTCAATTTGTATATATTATTTTTCATAAAAGATTCCTTTATACTTCTCAGTAAAGTGATATGCTCCTGTTTTAGGTGCTCCTACAAATATCACAAAACCTAGTATTTTCAACGTTTTCATATCTCTTTGAGCCTGTGCTCTCGAAATATCCAATTCATTCATTATAGAATTTATGTTTATACTACCGTCTTCAAATATCATTTGAAGTTCTTTTTTATAACGTTGTTTGATTCTCTCATTTACAGCATCATTTACAGCATCATTTACAGCATCATTTACAGCATCATTTACAGCATCATTTACAGAAACTTCTAGATTCTTATTACTGATTCTTTTTGTTGGATGTTCTTTAGGTCCGTAAAACTCTATCGTTANNNNNNNNNNNNNNNNNNNNNNNNNNNNNNNNNNNNNNNNNNNNNNNNNNNNNNNNNNNNNNNNNNNNNNNNNNNNNNNNNNNNNNNNNN contains:
- a CDS encoding class I SAM-dependent DNA methyltransferase, with the translated sequence MSNTASIISKVWSFAGILRDDGVGYGDYLEQLTYLLFLKMADEFAKPPYNRNINIPDEFNWENLISKRGAELEVHYSKLLRELAKAKGTLGQIFLKSQNKIQDPAKLYKIIDMIDKEEWTLMGSDIKGKIYEGLLEKNAEDTKSGAGQYFTPRALIKAMVKCVQPKPQKSICDPACGTGGFFLASYDFIADKRLNREEKEFLKLKTFFGNEIVANTRRMCLMNMFLHNIGEIDGDSFISSTDALIADTGKRYDYVLANPPFGKKSSMTFTNEAGEQKKDTLVYNRQDFWATTSNKQLNFVQHIHTLLKSDGKAAVVLPDNVLFEGGAGETVRKKLLENTQLHTILRLPTGIFYKQGVKANVLFFDNKPASKEPWTKEVWIYDFRTNIHFTLKKNPLKFENLNDFIKCYNPENRFARKETFSEENPEGRFRKYNYEE
- a CDS encoding HTH domain-containing protein — protein: TIEFYGPKEHPTKRISNKNLEVSVNDAVNDAVNDAVNDAVNDAVNERIKQRYKKELQMIFEDGSININSIMNELDISRAQAQRDMKTLKILGFVIFVGAPKTGAYHFTEKYKGIFYEK